The genomic segment TATCTGAGGATTCTGCTGCTAACGTTTTTGTGCTCATAATAGAAGGGGCTGCTGCCGAGTTGCTTGACTTCCAGACTCTATATTAGCTAGCCACCGATTGCCCTAGTGACCAGATATTTTGTTGCCCTTATATCATGAACTAACCAATCTAATTCCACATCTGATGGCATATTTTGACCAAGATGCATGCCCAGCGAAAGCCATCTCAAATTTTGCCGCTAAGATTACGCTCGACTGAAACAACAAATAACAAATAGCCTTTCTGCTACAGAGAAACAAGTCATGAACACGACAAGATTTGACTTTGCTGTCGACCTCCTTTTGGCAACTGTTATTAAGCTTCTTCCAATAAGATCTGTTAAGTAATCCTCCGCAAGATCCTTCAAGCTCTTTAAACCTTTCTCCTGGATAAACCCTTTgaaggaaattaaaccaatctattttaatatttagtttcctaattctttttggtgttttatttgtttagctTCTATATTAGATTAGGAAATCTAAAATCAGTTTCCAAGTAAGTTTTGGTTTACAATTGTATTTGTCTTAGGAAGTTTTAGAATTTATAAATACTGTCAATCTAGTAAGTCATTACTTGGAAATTTGAGTTGAATCCAGAGAGTGGGTTTGAGATAAAGTTGTTGAAATATTAGTGTGGCCTACATGACTACATGATATCGTTTCAATATTCAATTGTTATCTCACTAGCTCATAAGATAAGTAAccacatgaatagatttatgttGATAGTTTTAGAATCCTAAAGATAGACAAATTGGAGGAAGTAAGGGATTCCATATTTGTTGTATATAGATGtattatatttgatattttatctGATAATTACAGTGATTATTAAGCTGTATCTTATCATAATAAAGTATCATATATCTGAAGAAATTAGAGTCTATCACAATTCTATGATGGGAGGGATTGTGACTCTATAAATACTCTAGGGCTCCTGGTCCCTCTAACCACTCTGACATTCGTTATTTTTTACCCATCACTATAATAACATAATAGAGAGTTAAGTGAGGGAAGGCTAGACAGCAAAGGTTTATAGTTTATAACCTTGGTGATTGGAAGGCTTGTTGAAGGGCTGTGAAATTCTTCTCCAAAAAATGTCTTCAATATGTCAAGGTATGTTAATCTAGAATTTActacttaattttaatttgcaAATCATACTAAAGATCTCGCTCCTTATGTCTAacatttggtatcagagccaggttaaagtttatgacttgtaaattAATTATGTCACACTTAATTCTGATTTATTTTGTCGATAAAATTTAAGACAAAATTCTTAAGAGTTCAAGAATCTGGTTCATTGTCTCAAGTACCACATCCGCATATGACGGCCTTGATTATGTTCCTTAACGATTTCCACTAGTTGTTATACAAAGGTGATAGTTaggtgtttttattaatcatatATATATGCTTATTACGAATCCCATGATTGATTGTATGCTCGGTTCatgattaatcatgattatatatatatatgattgatTGTATGCTCGGTACATGATTGTTTGTATGCTCGgttcatatatatatacttatatgCTTATTATTAATCATGATTGATTGATTGCAAGAAATCAAGGAGAGTTAGATATATGCTCGGTTATAGTACCCAAGATATTCTACTAATGATTCTGAATGTAACCATATTATGTGCATCTTAATTTCTATGCCATAAAGGGTTTTgtgtattaaaataaaatttgaatggGTAAATTGTACTTGATTTGAAACACCATTTGTAAGGAATTATATCACTGATAAATTTGCTCTTTTGCAATAGCCTCAATGTTCACGCTTGAATTATGCTGGCTGATTGCATAAATGATTGCATACTACCTTGATGGTTTCATAGTTTATGGCATGGTGTACCATTTTCTTTTAACCCAAATTAGTTAGTGCATATATACTATTAGCAATAGCCTCAATGTTCACACTTCAATTATGCTGGCTGATTGCATAAATGATTGCATACTACCTTAATGGTTGCATAGTTTATGTCATGGTGTACTATTTTCTTTTAACCCAAATTAGTTAGTGCATATATACTATTACCTTTGTTTTCATGGTGTCCGTTAATTGATATGTGCACAATTTTGGGAAGAAAATTTTGTGCTAATATTAAGAATTACAATTTCATGAAAGGCTCAAATTTTAACAAAGCGTATATAAATGCATATTTGGGCAATTTGAGACAAAGGTGTTCTTAAGAATGGTTCATGGATATTTAAGTTAGCATATATTAAACCAATGCAATCGTGTTCTTGGGCCCTAAAGTTCAATAACCTGTATAAACATGATAGTTGCCACCAAAGTGGCCTAATTGATATACAGTTTATGTAAAGgttatatatatctattttgtATTATGCTATAGTTATTAAAATTTGCCCAAAGGTATTTTAATTTCTATAGTCATGAGGAGTTATTATATTACCCAAAAGAATATGATATCTCTGTTAAAGTTGTAAGTGAATAATTGTTATCACTTAATGAGTGAATCGTTAGCATGTCGTTATTCTGACCCAAAGGTAGAATACGATGATGCCCTTGATTACTCCGTATATATTTATCTCATGGCTTGACCTGTATTTACAGCCATTACTCCAGCTTCGGGTTTCAAGAATTGCAGCTAACATTCCGGAGTTGAATGAGTCCAATTTTTCTGATTGGCGAGACCAAGTGCTTATTACCTTGGGTTGCCTAGACTTGGACCTATGCCTCCATATTGATGAGCCTATGCAACCTACTTCTAAAAGCACCAAACAGGAAAGGATCCTGTATGAGAATTGGGAGCATTCCAACCGACTAAGCCTAATGATTGTTAAGAGTAAAATTGCAAAACATATAAGGAAGTCAATTCTTGACTCTGGTAGGGCTCGTGTGTTTTTGGCATCGGTTGAGCAGTAATTTCAGACATCGGACAAAGCTTTGGTAGGTACTCTTATGGCTACTTTGACAACTAAGAAATGTAATGGGGTAAGTGGTGTTCGTGAACACATCATAGAACTGAACAATATTGCTGAACAACTTATGGGTATGGATATGACTATTTCTAAGTCCTTTTTGGTACAATTCATCCTTAACTCTTTTCCTCCACAATTTGGTCCTTTCAAGATCAATTATAATACACAAAAGGATAAGTGGAATGTTTCTCAACTTATCTCTATGTGTCACGAAGAGGAAGAGAGGTTGAAAAGAGAAGGATTGCAGACTCAGACTGTGCATTTGGTATCACAAGGTCATAATGCAAATAGACCTAAAAGGCACAAAAGGAAGTATCCTAAGGCACCAAATAAAGAGGCATCCAACCATAAAGGTTTTGGTGGGCAATGCCATTTTTGCAAGAAGAAGGGACATATGCAGAAAGATTGCGTAAAACACAAGGCATGGTTTCAAAAGAAGGGTAATTTCCTTTCATTTGTTGGTTTGGAAACCAATTTAGTTGATGTTCCTTCTAATACTTGGTGGCTTGACTCTGGTGCAACTATTCACATTTCTAATAATATGCAGGGATACCTTACAACCAGCCAACCAATGACAAGGGAAAAGACAATACTAATGGGGAACAAGATGGGGGTAAAAGTTGAAGCCATTAGGACCTATAGACTTTTTCTACATTCTGGCATTTTACTAGATCTACCAAACACTTGCTATGTTCCTAATTTTTCTAGAAATTTGATTTCTTTATCCCGTCTTGATTTAGATGGCTATAAATTTCAATTTGGGGATCAGAATTTTTCTATGtctaaaaataatagttttgtTGGCAGTGGGTTTTTAGTTGATGgattatataaaataaatcttGATCCTATTTTTTCACAATCTCTTTCCTTGCATATGAATGTTAATGTTTGCACCAAACGCAGCCGTAATAATGAAACTTCATCATTGTTGTGGCATAAACGTTTAGGTCATATATCTAATGACCGACTTAAGCGACTTGTAAAAGATTGAGTTTTACCAACCCTTGATTTtacaaattttggttttttttttcggaaacGATAGAATGCTTTTACAAATTTTGGTACTTGTATAGATTGCATTAAGGGTAAGCAAACTAAAAGTACCAAGAAAAATACCACTAGAAGTTTAGGGCTGCTTGAAGTGATACACACAGATATTTGTGGTCCATTTCCTCCTTGCATAAGTGGTGAAAAATACTTTATCACCTTTATTGATGACTTCTCACGTTATGGCTATCTCTATATAATTAAGGAAAAATCCGATGCTTTGAGTATGTTTCAAATTTTCAAGGCAGAggttgaaaatcaattagataGAAAAATAAGAGTTGTGAGATCTGATAGGAGTGGTGAGTATTATGGAAAATATGATGAAACTGGTCGTAATTTAGGACCATTTGCTAGATTTCTTCAAGATAACGGAATTATTGCTCAATATACAATGCCCGGGACGCCATAGCAGAATGGTGTAGCTGAAAGGGGTAATCGAACCTTATTAGATATGGTTCGAAGTATGGTTAGTGACACAACTTTTCCTGAGTTTTTGAAAAGTGAAGCCTTGAGGACCGCCCTGTATATTTTAAACAAAGTTCCTACCAAAGCTGTTGCTAAAACCCCTTATGAATTATGGGTTGGTAGGAAACCAAGTTTAAACCATTTACATGTTTGGGGTTGTCCTACTGAAACAAGGTTTTATAATCCACATGAAAGAAAATTGGATCCAAAGACCATTAGTTGCTATTTTATTGGTTATCCAGAAAGGTCCAAAGGATATCGATTTTATTATCCTAATCATTACAATAGaataatggaatcaaataacgctaaatttcttgaaaatgagAATTTTAGTGGGAGTCGTGATAAAAGAGATATGGTGTTAATTCCAGAATCAAAGGAAATTTCTGAAACATCGCATCCTAATGGTGATAACGATACCATTATTCTCACAGATACACAGTCTGATGATCATCAGATTCTACGAAGGTCAAAAAGAACAAGGACCAATGCGGTTTCAAATGACTATTTAGTGTATCTACGAGAACAAAATGGCCAAGGTATTGATGATGATCCATTGACGTTTTTACAAGCCATAAGTTGTAGTGAATCAAATCAATGGATGGATACTATGAAAAGTGAAATGGCATCTATGCAGGCTAATCAAGTTTGGGAACTGGTTGAATTACCTAAGGGTGTCGTACCTACTCAATGTAAATGGGTATTTAAGACCAAACGAGACTCAAAAGGTAATAATGACCGTTATAAAGCCCGACTAGTGGCTAAAGGATTCACTCAAAGAGAAAGAATAGACTATAATGAAACCTTCTTTCCAGTATCCAAAAAGGATTCTTTCTGTATACTTATGGCCCTTGTAGCTCATTATGATGTAGAACTACATCAAACGGATATAAAAACGACTTTCTTGAATGGAAATCTAGATGAAGAAATTTACATGCAACAGCCCGAAGGGTTTAAGGAGGAAGGCAAAGAGCAATTAGTAtgtaaactcaaaaaatcaagatATGGACTTAAACAAGCATCCCGTCAATGGTATCTTAAATTTCATGATACCATTACATCCTttggatttcaagaaaataaacttGATGATTGTGTATATCTAAAGGTTAGTGGGAGTAAGTTCATAGTTTTGATCTTGTATGTTGATGACATATTACTTGCTACTAATGCGTTAAGTTTATTGCATGAAACTAAAAGCTTTCTTTCTAAGAACTTTGAAATGAAAGATATAACAAATGCATCTTTTGTGCTTGGCATTGAGATTCATAGGGATAGGTCCAAGAAAATTCTTGGTTTATCTCAAAGATCTTATATAAccaaagttcttgaaagatttCAAATGCAAAACTGTTCAGCAACTCCATGTCCCATTATTAAATGTGATAAATTGAGTCAAAATCAATGTCCGTAGAATGATCTTGAGCGACATAAAATGGAAACAGTACCATATGCCTCAGCTGTAGGAAGTTTGATATATGCTCAAACTTGTACATGCCCAAATATTAGTTTTGCTGTTCGAATGCTTGGTAGATTTCAAAGTAATCCGGGATTTGATCACTGGATCGCAGCTAAAAAGGTGATGCGATATCTTCAGGGTACCAAAAATTTAATGCTCACCTATAAGCATAGTGATCAGTTTGAAATTGTTGCGTACTCGGATTCGGATTTTATGGGATGTATTGATAGCATGAAATCTACTTCTGGATATGTTTTCATGCTCGCTGGTGGAGCTATATCATGGAAAAGTGCAAAACAAACTATAATTGCTTCTTCCACAATGGAAGCAGAATTTATAGCTTGTCATGAAGCCACTTCTCAAGCCATTTGGTTGCGAAATTTTATTGAAGGTCTTCAAATTATGGACTCTATATCCCGACCTATTATGGTATATTGTGATAATTCTGCAGTTGTATTTTTCTCGAAAAATAACAAGTGCTCTAGCAAATCTAAGCACATTGAATTAAAATTTCATGTTGTTCGAGAAAGAATTCAACAGCAAAAGGTGTCCATTGAGCATATAAACATTGATTTGATGCTTGTAGACCCATTAATGAAAGCATTGGCGCCAAAGAAATTTCAGGAACATGTCAGTTCCATGGGTCTTGCTATTTTATGAATATTGTGTATTATTCTGGACACATAATTGCTTATATATTATTTCCTGCTTTGtgcatatttttgtattttcgaAAGAAATTAGTCAGGATATAATATATGGACCATTAATGAACACTCTTATTTTGTTGTTCATTCCTTCCTCAATTAGTTTATCTACATCTAGTTATTAAAATTGTGATATATGGAAGGGAATATGTTTGTCAATTGACATATAACCGCCATAATCCATTTTGATAACAACGTAGGGTAAACATTTTTTTGTGGCCACttattttgtttcttgattcTGGACTATCAAATGTATGTGGTCATTTGTCCAAGTGGGAGAATGTTGAAATATTAGTGTGGCCTACATGACCACATGATATGGTTTCAATATTCAATTGTTATCTCACTAGCTCATGAGATTAGTAACCACATAAATAGATTTATGTTGATAGTTTTAATTAGAATCCTAAAGATAGACAAATTGGAGaaagtaaggaattccatattcGTTGTATCTAGATGTATTATATGTGATATTTTATCTGATAATTACAGTGATTATTAAGCTGTATCTTATCATAATAAAGTATCATATATCTGAAGAAATTAGAGTCTATCACAATTCTATGATGGGAGGGATTGTGACTCTATAAATACTCTAGGGCTCCTGGTCCCTCTGACCACTCTGACATTCGTTATTTTTTACCCATCACTACAATAACATAATAGAGAGTTAGGTGAGGGAAGGCTAGACAGCAAAGGTTTATAGTTTTCAACCTTGGTGATTGGAAGGCTTGCTGAAGGGCTGTGAAATTCTTCTCCAAAAAATGTCTTCAATATCTCAAGGTATATTAATCTAGAATTTATTTCTTAAGTTTAATTTACAAATCATACTAAAGATCCTGCTCCTTATGTCTAACAAAAGTCTCATagttgtaatttgtaagttGTAGTGAGCGAAGGCTATGACTTAGTATTATTATTGTTGAATTTTGAGTCAATTAAATTATTGAGAATTTATTGAGTATTTGTTCTCCTCTTTCCACATATTTTTATGTGTCAGAATTACTTCTGCTGTGCGCATTTTTTTTGTGTGcctacaagtggtatcagaatcTAGGCTTTAATCTTGGAGATTGTGGTTTGTTCGTGAAATTAAAGTATGGATCCATATTATTTAACCACATTGTGGCATTTTTATCTTTGATGGTAAAAACTCTTTTGAAATTTGGAGTTAGATCATGAAAAGGTTTTTTTGACTTATTGGAATTTAGAATATTATCCAAAGGGGGTTCACGGAACCTATACGAGGCATATGGAATCATCAGGTGATGCAATCAAAGAGTTGGAGAGGAATAGACAGTTGGATTGTAAAGCATTCTACTATCTTAACACTCAACTGTAGTTGCATGTAGTGaataaattcatacatgcaATGACAGCAAaggaagcttgaaaatttttaatgaaTTCTTACTGTGGTCATggtgaaaaagaaatttgtgacaagaaaaaagaaacagaatttTTTGATGagtcaaaaaaagaagaaattgcaaAAGTTGTGGGTGCACATAAAGATGAGGAATTTCTtcaaaaagaaatttcacaagtgGTTGATAAAGAAAGCGAAATTATTGGTGAAATTACTGATGTAATTGAAGATTGTGGCAACGTAGAAATTGTTAATTTTGTCGGGactgataaatttttttaaaagaaaaatcaaatgataaactTGGTTAAAAACAATAGTGAGGCAGACAATTAGTTGAGTTTTATGGGGTAACTAAAACTAATATGGTTATTGGTATGGACGAATCAAAACAAGTTCATGATGGTGTTGAAATTTTTGGCAGTGAAAAGTATGATTTCGTgatttcaagaaattttctcgATCGACATGGATGAATTGAACTATGGAGTATGCAATGAAGCATGGGTGAACATGTTTGACTTTTTGAGAGAAGTGATCAAGCCAAGAAATTGTTCACGAAATACAAGTTTTGTTAACTAGCACACGCGAAGATGAAATTGAAAATCAATTGCAAGTTGGAGTTTCAGGTCATCTATACAGCAATTGAATTTTTCATGGAAATTTAAGCTCGTGATGGCATTGGAGATAACAACATCAAGTGTTTGGTTTAAGGAAGGCaatgaaggaaattaaaccaatctattttagtatttagtttcctaattctttTTGGGATCTTATTATTTTAGTTTCTATATTAGATTAGGAAATCTAAAATTAGTTTCTAAGTAAGTTTTGGTTTACAGTTGTATTTGTTTTAGGAAGTTTTAGAATCTATAAATATTGTCAGTCTACTAAGTTATTACTTGGAGTTGAGTTGAATCTAGAGAGCGGGTTTGAGACAAAGTCCAATAGTTGTGATTTGAAAGTTGTCGTGAGCGAACGTTACGACTTAATGTTATTATTGTTGAGTTTTGAGTCAATTAAATTATTGAGAATTTATTAAATATTTGTTCTCCTCCTTTTTCCACATATTTTTATGTGTCAAAATTACTTCCGTTGtccgcattttttttttgtgcgaACACCCTTCCACCATCCATAGCCATGTCAAATTTTGAACTGGAATCTCCTTGTCTTCTTGAAATACTACAAGGCAAAGAAGtgtcatattttcatttttgatcCGTCCCAAAATTAGTGTTA from the Coffea arabica cultivar ET-39 chromosome 11e, Coffea Arabica ET-39 HiFi, whole genome shotgun sequence genome contains:
- the LOC140021137 gene encoding secreted RxLR effector protein 161-like is translated as METVPYASAVGSLIYAQTCTCPNISFAVRMLGRFQSNPGFDHWIAAKKVMRYLQGTKNLMLTYKHSDQFEIVAYSDSDFMGCIDSMKSTSGYVFMLAGGAISWKSAKQTIIASSTMEAEFIACHEATSQAIWLRNFIEGLQIMDSISRPIMVYCDNSAVVFFSKNNKCSSKSKHIELKFHVVRERIQQQKVSIEHINIDLMLVDPLMKALAPKKFQEHVSSMGLAIL